A stretch of the Musa acuminata AAA Group cultivar baxijiao chromosome BXJ2-7, Cavendish_Baxijiao_AAA, whole genome shotgun sequence genome encodes the following:
- the LOC135616410 gene encoding transcription factor BC1-like, with translation MPRIALYEASRMNSSSVMVDPRGGRGVAPTPRSSMEKKRKKRDLTTALRTSTILDCSSNVSCHQGAEGKVRKRNKHAEEKKKKKKDDEADNGEGRACIHVRARRGEATDSHSRAERVRRERIRERMDLLRGLVPGCDKNTGKAVMLDEIINYVQFLQNQVEFLSMKLASMNPIFYDLERFESSALQTSPFHQAAPEGASRSYTMKEASTPLLLHGQGPISLPQEHGSVVVQVADRRQELLHQVVFNNVCSFQ, from the exons ATGCCCAGAATTGCCCTTTATGAGGCCTCCCGGATGAACTCTTCTTCAGTCATGGTTGATCCCCGTGGAGGACGAGGGGTGGCCCCAACACCACGGAGCTCCATGGAGAAGAAGCGAAAGAAACGAGATCTCACGACAGCCCTAAGAACCTCAACTATCTTGGATTGCTCGTCTAATGTTTCCTGTCATCAGGGCGCAGAGGGAAAGGTCAGGAAACGGAACAAACAcgcggaagagaagaagaagaagaagaaggacgaCGAAGCCGATAATGGCGAGGGAAGAGCATGCATTCATGTGAGAGCAAGAAGAGGTGAGGCCACAGACAGCCACAGTCGGGCAGAGAGG GTGAGAAGGGAGAGAATCCGCGAGAGGATGGACCTTTTACGAGGCCTTGTTCCTGGCTGTGACAAG AACACAGGGAAGGCTGTCATGCTGGACGAGATAATAAACTACGTGCAGTTCTTGCAGAACCAAGTAGAG TTTCTCTCCATGAAGCTCGCTTCCATGAATCCCATATTCTACGACTTGGAACGGTTTGAATCATCAGCACTCCAGACGAGTCCATTTCACCAGGCAGCTCCCGAAGGGGCAAGCAGAAGCTACACCATGAAGGAAGCTTCAACACCTCTTTTACTGCATGGCCAAGGGCCCATATCCCTACCTCAG GAACATGGCAGTGTTGTGGTGCAAGTGGCTGACAGAAGACAAGAACTTCTCCATCAGGTTGTCTTCAATAACGTGTGCTCTTTCCAGTAG